The following are from one region of the Bradyrhizobium septentrionale genome:
- the fixJ gene encoding response regulator FixJ yields the protein MTTRRTILVIDDDPAMRDSLAFLLDVNGFAVTTYETATEFLDHFANSTVDCIVSDIRMPGMSGLELVRKLKADAAACPVILMTGHGDVALAVEAMKAGAVDFIEKPFVDEALLRAIGEALRAQSAAPADGTVKRDAEARLVDLSPRERDVLRGLVAGKINKVIAHDLGISPRTVEVYRANLMAKTNVRSMSELMRIAIAAGL from the coding sequence ATGACGACGCGGCGTACAATTCTTGTCATCGACGACGATCCGGCGATGCGGGACTCACTGGCCTTCCTGCTCGATGTCAACGGCTTTGCCGTCACAACCTATGAGACGGCAACCGAATTTCTCGATCATTTCGCCAATAGCACGGTCGACTGCATCGTATCCGACATACGCATGCCCGGCATGAGCGGCCTCGAGCTCGTCCGCAAACTCAAGGCTGACGCAGCGGCATGCCCCGTCATTCTGATGACCGGCCATGGTGACGTCGCACTCGCCGTCGAGGCGATGAAGGCCGGCGCAGTTGACTTCATCGAGAAGCCGTTTGTGGACGAAGCTCTGTTGCGTGCGATCGGCGAAGCCCTGCGAGCACAGTCGGCAGCTCCGGCCGACGGAACGGTCAAGCGCGACGCCGAAGCTCGCCTGGTGGACCTCTCGCCGCGCGAGCGCGACGTCCTGCGGGGGCTCGTGGCGGGCAAGATCAACAAGGTGATCGCCCACGACCTTGGCATCAGCCCGCGAACAGTCGAGGTTTACCGGGCTAACCTGATGGCCAAGACCAATGTGCGCAGCATGTCGGAACTGATGCGGATAGCGATCGCCGCTGGGCTCTAG
- a CDS encoding PAS domain S-box protein, translating to MSDRIWYRYGTAAAATALVFAVRAGLDNYFEDRTFTIIYVPAVLFAAFAGGRGPAILTTLLCLAVSAKFLGKSLVTEPANLIDLACFAVLGPILGFMGDRLLRESDQARNRQAHLQSILDTVPDAMIVIDDHGIIRSFSAAAERLFARKTDEVVGKNVSSLMPQPYRGEHDWYLDRYLTTGERRIIGIGRIVVGERSDGSTFPMELAVGEAKVRGERFFTGFIRDLTERRAQERRLQELQSELVHVSRLTAMGEMASSIAHEINQPLSAITNYMRGARALLASEAPDTTRIRDALERAAQQALRAGDIIKRLREFVAKGETQHSLESPATLLEEAVALALLGAKEQGVRVAIRSDRDMPSIIVDKIQIQQVVLNLVRNAIEAMASSQRRELTVGVTKTNGVATFTIADTGPGISPDIADRLFQPFITTKEHGMGVGLSICRTIIESHGGRMDVMPNSGGGTVFQFILPFAEDGEEA from the coding sequence ATGTCCGACCGCATCTGGTACCGCTATGGCACTGCCGCGGCAGCGACCGCGCTCGTTTTCGCGGTGCGCGCGGGACTCGATAACTATTTCGAAGACCGGACCTTCACGATCATATACGTTCCGGCGGTGCTGTTCGCCGCCTTCGCCGGCGGCCGTGGTCCGGCGATTCTCACTACCCTACTCTGCCTCGCCGTCAGCGCTAAATTCCTCGGCAAAAGTCTGGTCACCGAACCTGCGAATCTGATCGATCTTGCATGTTTTGCGGTCCTCGGCCCCATCCTTGGCTTCATGGGCGACCGGCTACTTAGGGAAAGCGATCAGGCGCGAAATCGCCAAGCCCATCTGCAATCCATCCTGGACACGGTCCCTGACGCCATGATCGTGATCGATGATCATGGCATCATTCGCTCCTTCAGCGCGGCCGCCGAGCGCCTGTTTGCCCGAAAAACCGACGAGGTCGTCGGAAAGAACGTTTCGAGCCTGATGCCCCAGCCGTATCGCGGCGAGCACGATTGGTACCTCGACCGTTACCTTACGACCGGCGAACGGCGTATCATCGGGATCGGCCGGATCGTGGTCGGAGAGCGGAGTGACGGTTCAACCTTTCCGATGGAGCTTGCCGTCGGCGAGGCCAAGGTCCGCGGCGAGCGCTTCTTTACGGGCTTTATCCGGGATCTCACCGAGCGTCGCGCTCAGGAGCGACGGCTTCAGGAGCTGCAGTCCGAGCTGGTACACGTGTCTCGGTTGACCGCAATGGGCGAAATGGCGTCCTCGATCGCTCATGAAATCAATCAGCCACTATCAGCCATCACAAACTACATGCGCGGCGCAAGAGCGCTGCTGGCGTCGGAGGCACCGGACACTACGCGAATTCGCGACGCACTCGAGCGGGCCGCGCAACAAGCGTTGCGGGCCGGCGACATCATCAAGCGCCTGCGTGAATTTGTTGCCAAGGGCGAAACGCAACACTCCCTGGAGAGCCCCGCCACCCTGCTCGAAGAGGCCGTCGCGCTCGCGCTGCTCGGCGCCAAGGAGCAGGGCGTCCGGGTGGCGATCCGCAGCGACCGGGACATGCCCTCGATCATCGTCGACAAGATCCAGATTCAACAGGTCGTGCTCAACCTGGTTCGTAATGCGATCGAGGCGATGGCCTCCAGCCAGCGCCGCGAATTGACCGTCGGCGTCACCAAGACTAACGGTGTTGCGACGTTCACCATCGCCGATACCGGTCCAGGCATCAGCCCTGACATCGCCGACCGCCTGTTTCAGCCCTTTATCACGACAAAGGAGCATGGCATGGGCGTCGGCCTCTCGATCTGCCGGACCATCATCGAATCCCATGGTGGGCGCATGGATGTGATGCCAAACTCTGGAGGCGGCACGGTTTTTCAGTTCATCCTCCCGTTCGCGGAGGACGGAGAAGAAGCATGA